From a region of the Myroides sp. JBRI-B21084 genome:
- a CDS encoding response regulator transcription factor: MEKKLHNFTFITADDHRVVTKSISFILKELYSGAKIHELDNLTDVMKVVQTEPIDLLMLDVSFPDGNSLNLISTIKKLQPNIRILIFSGHDEDIYALRYIQAGACGYLNKLSNEHEIQNAISLVMSSGKYFSKHIQEKITDSYIFKKPINPMAQLSNRELEIARLMVEGYGNLEICTALDLQKSTVSTYKTRIFEKLEIENLSDLIQLFGLYKEA, translated from the coding sequence ATGGAAAAAAAATTACACAACTTTACTTTTATTACAGCAGATGACCACCGAGTTGTAACCAAATCAATATCGTTTATATTGAAAGAGTTATATAGCGGTGCAAAAATTCATGAATTGGATAATTTAACCGATGTAATGAAAGTTGTACAAACGGAACCAATTGACTTATTAATGCTTGATGTTTCGTTTCCAGATGGAAATTCGTTAAACTTAATATCAACTATAAAAAAGCTTCAGCCAAATATCAGAATATTAATATTTTCGGGTCATGATGAAGATATTTATGCTTTGAGATACATACAAGCTGGTGCTTGTGGTTATTTGAATAAATTGAGTAACGAACACGAAATTCAAAATGCTATATCTTTAGTAATGAGTTCAGGTAAATATTTTAGTAAGCATATACAAGAAAAAATTACCGATAGTTATATTTTTAAAAAGCCAATAAATCCAATGGCGCAACTATCAAACCGTGAGCTTGAAATTGCAAGGTTAATGGTAGAAGGTTATGGAAATTTAGAAATATGTACTGCACTAGATTTACAAAAATCTACCGTAAGTACTTATAAAACAAGAATTTTTGAAAAATTAGAAATTGAAAATCTGTCAGATTTAATTCAATTATTTGGTTTGTATAAAGAAGCCTAA
- a CDS encoding sensor histidine kinase: MEIEKVNELNFKKGSFKYRKAVHYTLVVSVIVFQILLLVIVYNEIFNEPKLEEIEAEMHISEQAKHFSDLTKNDYITAQYNLQYYMQTKDEKYLVKYNEALDSLNKNIKNLVHTADKSSTFSMYLNKDKGLQTSVNDINKKIDSLRKVEIKPSVQTNEGLFKINAIKYDDVIDSLNVETSVSVDSVQKKGLFSRLGSAISGKVDVQKEKSKVVLTVRQGKNVSSGSIEEQIQNLFKTTNDYYQKEFLNYKKKLATVKNNSKNQDTNFFNVNSELLSYSNMLLTKYNDILVSFTNDARKKFQDQYQQNKQIRNYAVIGLIGLIVLISILLAFLTRLAFMYESNLVKAQKKIQQNLNFKNRIVGMISHEIRSPLNIISIYTRGISKQVTDEDVQDSLKSIQFTTQSLSLLANQILEFSKNENKKLTLNKSTFNLKTELDEILKALTQFVENNENKLIVENHVKNDVMITSDIVKIHQLFYNIVGNANKFTRKGVIHAWVGIEKSKNNTHTLKVTIKDNGAGISEEDLKHIFNSYQQGKAAADVKDLGAGLGLNLCKEIVELFNGKINVKSKQNVETEVTFYIVL, from the coding sequence TTGGAAATAGAAAAAGTTAATGAATTAAACTTTAAAAAAGGTAGTTTTAAATACCGTAAAGCAGTGCATTATACTTTGGTTGTAAGTGTAATTGTTTTTCAAATTTTATTATTGGTAATTGTTTATAATGAAATTTTTAATGAGCCTAAACTTGAAGAAATTGAGGCTGAAATGCACATTTCTGAACAAGCAAAGCACTTTAGCGATTTAACTAAAAACGATTATATTACTGCGCAATATAATTTGCAATATTATATGCAAACCAAAGACGAAAAGTATTTGGTGAAGTACAATGAAGCGCTTGATAGTCTAAATAAAAACATTAAAAACTTAGTTCATACGGCCGATAAAAGTTCAACTTTTTCAATGTATTTAAACAAAGATAAAGGGTTGCAAACTTCGGTAAACGATATTAACAAAAAAATAGATTCGTTACGTAAAGTAGAAATTAAGCCAAGTGTACAAACAAATGAAGGTTTGTTTAAAATTAACGCTATAAAATACGATGATGTTATAGATAGTTTAAATGTAGAAACATCTGTATCTGTTGATAGTGTTCAAAAAAAGGGATTATTCTCTAGATTAGGAAGTGCTATTTCGGGTAAAGTTGATGTACAAAAAGAAAAATCGAAAGTAGTTTTAACAGTTCGTCAAGGTAAAAACGTTAGTTCAGGAAGTATTGAAGAACAAATTCAAAACCTGTTTAAAACAACTAATGATTATTACCAAAAAGAATTTTTAAATTATAAGAAAAAATTAGCAACGGTAAAAAATAACAGTAAAAATCAAGACACTAATTTTTTCAATGTAAATTCAGAATTGTTATCGTACAGTAACATGCTGCTAACAAAGTATAACGATATTTTAGTATCTTTTACCAACGATGCACGTAAAAAATTTCAAGATCAATACCAACAAAACAAGCAAATACGCAATTATGCCGTAATTGGTTTAATTGGTTTAATTGTTCTAATATCAATATTATTAGCTTTTTTAACCAGGTTAGCATTTATGTACGAAAGTAACTTGGTTAAAGCACAAAAGAAAATTCAACAAAACTTAAATTTTAAAAATAGAATTGTTGGAATGATAAGCCACGAAATAAGATCGCCTTTAAATATTATATCAATTTATACGCGTGGAATTAGTAAGCAAGTAACCGATGAAGACGTTCAAGATTCGTTAAAATCAATACAATTCACAACACAGTCATTATCGTTATTAGCCAATCAAATTTTAGAATTTTCTAAAAACGAAAACAAAAAGCTAACACTAAATAAATCAACATTTAATTTAAAAACAGAATTAGATGAAATTTTAAAAGCGTTAACGCAATTTGTTGAAAATAATGAAAATAAATTAATTGTAGAAAACCATGTAAAAAATGATGTAATGATTACATCAGACATCGTTAAAATACATCAATTATTTTATAACATTGTAGGAAATGCTAATAAATTTACACGTAAAGGCGTGATACATGCATGGGTAGGTATAGAGAAAAGTAAAAACAATACCCACACTTTAAAAGTAACCATAAAAGATAATGGTGCCGGCATAAGTGAAGAAGATTTAAAGCATATTTTTAATAGTTACCAACAAGGCAAAGCAGCAGCCGATGTTAAAGATTTAGGGGCAGGATTAGGATTAAATCTTTGTAAAGAAATTGTAGAATTGTTTAATGGAAAAATTAATGTTAAAAGCAAACAAAACGTTGAAACAGAAGTAACATTTTATATTGTTTTATAA
- a CDS encoding helix-turn-helix domain-containing protein: MTPEAQLVLQYIQHTNKNVFLTGKAGTGKTTLLKTILKTTHKNTVVVAPTGIAALNAGGVTIHSFFQLPFASYIPTTDYKNSLNGLYFETKHTIKRHFKMQQTKQNIIKSLELLVIDEVSMLRADVLDAMNELLQSIRKSVEPFGGVQVLFIGDLWQLPPVVKQNEWNVLKNFYNGIYFFNAWVMQTELPICIELTKIYRQDDANFIKLLNNFRSNTLTAFDYDLLVKQVNEHFDYQQNKGYITLTTHNRKADEMNANQLAILKGNEFVFLPEIIGDFPDKMYPLENELVLKKGAQVMFVKNDLSFEKRYYNGKIGTVFYVSENEIEVYLPEDNVKITVEKYEWQNVRYVLNDQTKEIEEEVLGTFVQYPLKLAWAITVHKSQGLTFDKAVLDINDVFMSGQAYVALSRLRTLQGLVLTKPVVFKQLNADENIIHFTNLSTQILHNNVLLQSKMVYLWQQIYDTFYWQQQFNDFYKWIETWVPDANATRKVYKSWAEKQNSLLEQLHKVGLQFLNELHTIFTAPDFRIDFLQQRFTKAYTYFYPKLDELAFDTLFVLEQSKKKKGFVLFTEQLRTFEDQHIKMVLKLLKTNKMVELFVKDELFTNQNLQTKEQSVYKLNHLTTIHETLRKQLLVSDDDEIEETKKKSKPKAVKESTTNKTLVLFKQKLTVEQIATQRKLSAGTIYQHITRLIAEEQIDITEVLSKKKLLQLQKIFEKNEEKTLTEIKSEIGDAFSWDELRLYKASNNTK; this comes from the coding sequence ATGACACCCGAAGCACAATTAGTTTTACAATACATACAGCACACCAATAAAAATGTTTTTTTAACCGGTAAAGCAGGTACAGGTAAAACTACTTTGCTTAAAACTATTTTAAAAACTACGCATAAAAATACGGTAGTTGTTGCGCCTACTGGTATAGCAGCACTAAATGCGGGTGGTGTAACTATACATTCGTTTTTTCAGTTGCCGTTTGCTTCGTATATACCAACAACCGATTATAAAAATTCATTAAATGGTTTGTATTTTGAAACCAAACATACTATAAAAAGGCATTTTAAAATGCAACAAACCAAACAAAACATTATTAAAAGTTTAGAACTTTTAGTTATTGATGAAGTTTCTATGTTGCGTGCTGATGTGTTAGATGCTATGAACGAATTGCTACAATCTATACGCAAATCGGTTGAACCATTTGGTGGTGTACAGGTTTTATTTATTGGCGATTTGTGGCAGTTGCCGCCAGTAGTTAAACAAAATGAATGGAATGTACTTAAAAATTTTTACAACGGTATTTATTTTTTTAATGCATGGGTAATGCAAACCGAATTGCCTATTTGTATTGAATTAACTAAAATTTACCGTCAAGATGATGCTAATTTTATAAAACTATTAAACAATTTTAGAAGCAATACACTCACAGCTTTTGATTACGATTTATTAGTAAAACAAGTTAACGAACATTTTGATTATCAACAAAATAAAGGTTATATAACACTTACTACACACAACCGTAAAGCCGATGAAATGAATGCCAACCAATTGGCTATTTTAAAAGGGAATGAATTTGTGTTTTTACCCGAAATTATTGGCGATTTTCCCGATAAAATGTATCCTTTAGAAAACGAATTGGTTTTAAAAAAAGGAGCTCAAGTAATGTTTGTTAAAAACGATTTAAGTTTTGAAAAACGTTATTATAATGGAAAAATTGGAACTGTTTTTTATGTATCTGAAAACGAAATTGAAGTGTATTTACCTGAAGACAACGTAAAAATTACCGTTGAAAAATATGAATGGCAAAATGTACGTTACGTTTTAAACGATCAAACCAAAGAAATTGAAGAAGAAGTTTTGGGTACTTTTGTACAATATCCCTTAAAATTGGCTTGGGCAATTACTGTTCATAAATCACAAGGACTAACGTTTGATAAAGCTGTTTTAGATATTAACGATGTGTTTATGAGTGGGCAAGCATATGTGGCTTTATCGCGTTTACGTACTTTACAAGGTTTGGTTTTAACAAAGCCGGTAGTTTTTAAACAATTAAATGCCGATGAAAATATTATACATTTTACCAATTTAAGTACACAAATACTGCATAACAATGTATTGTTACAAAGTAAAATGGTGTATTTATGGCAACAAATTTACGATACGTTTTATTGGCAACAACAATTTAACGACTTTTACAAATGGATTGAAACTTGGGTGCCCGATGCTAATGCTACCAGAAAAGTTTATAAATCTTGGGCCGAAAAGCAAAATAGTTTATTAGAACAATTGCATAAAGTAGGTTTGCAGTTTTTAAATGAGTTACATACTATTTTTACAGCACCCGATTTTAGAATCGATTTTTTACAACAACGTTTTACAAAAGCGTACACATATTTTTATCCAAAATTAGATGAATTGGCTTTTGATACTTTGTTTGTATTAGAACAATCTAAAAAGAAAAAGGGTTTTGTGCTTTTTACCGAACAATTACGCACTTTTGAAGACCAACATATTAAAATGGTTTTAAAATTGCTTAAAACTAATAAAATGGTTGAATTATTTGTAAAAGATGAATTATTTACAAACCAAAATTTACAAACCAAAGAGCAAAGTGTTTACAAACTAAATCATTTAACAACAATTCATGAAACGTTACGAAAGCAGCTTTTGGTTAGTGATGATGATGAGATAGAAGAAACCAAAAAAAAATCGAAACCAAAAGCGGTTAAAGAAAGTACAACCAATAAAACTTTGGTTTTATTTAAACAAAAACTTACTGTTGAACAAATTGCTACCCAAAGAAAACTATCTGCGGGTACAATATATCAACATATTACTAGATTAATTGCTGAGGAGCAAATTGATATTACCGAAGTATTATCGAAAAAGAAACTGTTGCAACTACAAAAAATATTCGAAAAAAACGAAGAAAAAACGCTAACCGAAATAAAATCTGAAATTGGTGATGCTTTTTCTTGGGACGAATTACGCCTTTATAAAGCATCAAATAATACTAAATAG
- a CDS encoding OmpH family outer membrane protein, giving the protein MKKIMVLVAAVFTLMACNKETAEKGNDSKSAEQTGALKTAYIDTEVLMKDYQEFKDFEAKFKTMSDKMKNELESDARRFQNDVLDLQKSAQTKGMEWAQKRQAELERRQQTLADKEQNYMKKFQDESAVERDSMVSRMKKFIKNYGKEKGYDYIYGTGDAASVLYAKEQYDLTQEVLDLLHKQYEEKTGRKVETEKDEPAKTEKKETKK; this is encoded by the coding sequence ATGAAAAAAATAATGGTGTTAGTTGCAGCAGTTTTTACTTTAATGGCATGCAATAAAGAAACAGCAGAAAAAGGAAACGATTCTAAAAGCGCAGAACAAACAGGTGCTTTAAAAACAGCATATATAGATACGGAAGTATTAATGAAAGATTATCAGGAGTTCAAAGATTTTGAAGCTAAATTCAAAACAATGTCTGATAAAATGAAAAATGAATTAGAAAGCGATGCTCGTAGATTCCAGAACGATGTATTAGATTTACAAAAATCGGCGCAAACAAAAGGTATGGAATGGGCACAAAAACGTCAGGCAGAATTAGAACGTCGTCAACAAACTTTAGCAGATAAGGAACAAAATTATATGAAGAAGTTTCAAGACGAAAGTGCTGTTGAACGCGATTCAATGGTTTCTAGAATGAAGAAATTCATTAAAAACTATGGTAAAGAAAAAGGCTACGATTATATTTATGGAACGGGCGATGCAGCATCGGTTTTATATGCTAAAGAACAATACGATTTAACTCAGGAAGTTTTAGACTTATTACATAAACAGTACGAGGAAAAAACGGGTAGAAAAGTTGAAACTGAAAAAGACGAGCCTGCTAAAACAGAGAAAAAGGAAACTAAAAAATAG
- a CDS encoding class I SAM-dependent methyltransferase, whose translation MSIKSKQILTDYSVSKEKFELVYNDAFEMYETKFTSFDKLDSYYQSADYISHTDGTRNWFEKVYQLVKNYTIKSKWNLIKKQTNKQYLKVLDIGCGTGDFLKYGIDTFSVQGVGVEPNTTARNLTQNKNVTVKKSIKEINNDLFDVITLWHVLEHVTDLNEYFTFFKNHLKEDGILVIAVPNYKSYDAKYYKQYWAAWDVPRHLWHFSKKSLKKIGIQHQFKLMHIKPMYFDSFYVSLLSEKYKSNSKNVLKAFFIGFVSNLYGFFKNEYSSHIYILKK comes from the coding sequence ATGTCGATAAAATCAAAACAAATACTTACAGATTATAGTGTTTCAAAAGAAAAATTTGAATTAGTTTACAACGATGCATTTGAAATGTACGAAACCAAATTTACTTCTTTTGATAAATTAGATAGTTATTATCAAAGTGCAGATTATATTTCTCATACCGATGGAACTAGAAATTGGTTTGAAAAAGTATATCAATTAGTAAAAAACTACACTATAAAAAGCAAGTGGAATTTAATTAAAAAACAAACTAATAAGCAATACCTAAAAGTTTTAGATATAGGATGCGGAACAGGTGATTTTTTAAAGTATGGAATTGATACATTTTCAGTACAAGGAGTAGGGGTAGAACCAAATACAACTGCACGTAATTTAACACAAAATAAAAATGTAACTGTAAAAAAATCTATTAAAGAAATAAACAATGATTTGTTTGATGTTATTACACTTTGGCATGTGTTAGAACACGTAACTGATTTAAATGAATATTTTACATTTTTTAAAAATCACTTAAAAGAAGATGGGATTTTAGTTATTGCAGTTCCCAATTATAAATCGTACGATGCAAAGTATTATAAACAATACTGGGCTGCTTGGGATGTACCTAGACATCTTTGGCATTTTAGTAAAAAGTCTTTAAAAAAAATAGGTATACAACATCAATTTAAACTTATGCATATAAAACCTATGTATTTTGATAGTTTTTATGTTTCGTTATTATCTGAAAAGTATAAAAGCAATAGTAAAAATGTATTAAAAGCTTTTTTTATAGGATTTGTATCAAATTTGTATGGTTTTTTTAAAAATGAGTATTCATCGCACATCTATATTTTAAAAAAATAA
- the mnmG gene encoding tRNA uridine-5-carboxymethylaminomethyl(34) synthesis enzyme MnmG: MSIFQDKYDVIVVGAGHAGSEAAAAAANMGMKTLLVTMSLQNIAQMSCNPAMGGIAKGQIVREIDALGGYSGIVSDQSAIQFKMLNISKGPAMWSPRCQSDRMRFAETWRMMLEGTENLDFYQEMVSGLLIENYKVIGVRTNLGIEIKAETIVLTNGTFLNGLIHIGERQFGGGRAGESASFGITEDLVKIGFEAGRMKTGTPPRVDGRSLDYSKMEEQPGDTIPQKFSYSDVTKPLQQQRSCYMTYTSPEVHNLLREGFDRSPMFNGRIQSLGPRYCPSIEDKINRFADKDRHQLFVEPEGWNTVEVYVNGFSTSLPEDVQFKALRSVVGFEKVKFFRPGYAIEYDYFPPTQLKHTLETKLVEGLFFAGQINGTTGYEEAAAQGLMAGINAALKVQNKEPFILKRNEAYIGVLIDDLITKGTEEPYRMFTSRAEYRTLLRQDNADFRLTPKGFEIGLARVDRLKRMEYKLDASEKFVQYFKETSVKPVEANPILEEKLSEPMKQPDKMFKVFSRPQLADADILRFEGVKEYINTHALDQEIIDQAIIQVKYSGYIEKEKNNADKLNRLEDVRIPENFDFDKIKSMSYEAKEKLKKIRPVTISQASRISGVAPSDISILLIHMGR; this comes from the coding sequence ATGAGTATATTTCAAGATAAATATGATGTTATTGTAGTTGGTGCAGGTCATGCTGGTTCTGAAGCTGCTGCTGCTGCTGCAAATATGGGTATGAAAACATTATTGGTAACAATGAGTCTTCAAAATATTGCCCAAATGAGTTGTAATCCTGCTATGGGTGGAATTGCAAAAGGACAAATAGTTCGTGAGATTGATGCTTTGGGTGGTTACTCTGGTATTGTATCAGATCAATCGGCTATACAGTTTAAAATGTTGAATATTTCTAAAGGTCCTGCTATGTGGTCGCCACGTTGTCAAAGCGACAGAATGCGTTTTGCTGAAACTTGGCGCATGATGTTAGAAGGTACTGAAAATTTAGATTTTTATCAGGAAATGGTTTCAGGACTGTTGATAGAAAATTATAAAGTTATAGGTGTTAGAACTAATCTTGGTATAGAAATTAAAGCAGAAACTATTGTTCTTACAAATGGTACTTTTTTAAATGGATTGATTCATATTGGAGAACGTCAGTTTGGTGGTGGTAGAGCAGGTGAAAGTGCATCATTTGGTATCACTGAAGATTTAGTAAAAATAGGTTTTGAAGCTGGTAGAATGAAAACGGGAACACCACCACGTGTTGATGGCAGATCGTTAGATTATTCAAAAATGGAAGAACAACCTGGTGATACTATTCCTCAGAAATTTTCTTATTCCGATGTAACAAAACCATTGCAACAGCAGCGTTCTTGTTACATGACTTATACATCGCCTGAAGTACATAATTTATTGCGTGAAGGCTTTGATCGTTCGCCAATGTTTAATGGTAGAATTCAAAGTTTAGGTCCACGTTATTGCCCATCTATTGAAGATAAAATTAATCGTTTCGCTGATAAAGACCGCCATCAACTTTTTGTAGAACCAGAAGGTTGGAATACAGTTGAAGTATATGTAAATGGTTTTTCAACATCGTTACCAGAAGATGTACAATTTAAAGCTTTACGCAGCGTTGTAGGTTTTGAAAAAGTGAAGTTTTTTAGACCTGGATATGCTATTGAATACGATTATTTCCCGCCTACACAGCTAAAACATACTTTAGAAACTAAATTGGTTGAAGGTTTGTTTTTTGCAGGACAAATTAATGGTACAACAGGATATGAAGAAGCTGCTGCGCAAGGTTTAATGGCAGGTATCAATGCTGCTTTAAAAGTACAAAATAAAGAACCTTTTATTTTAAAAAGAAACGAAGCTTATATTGGTGTTCTAATTGATGATTTAATTACAAAAGGTACTGAGGAACCTTACCGTATGTTTACTTCACGCGCAGAATATAGAACATTGTTACGCCAAGATAACGCCGATTTTAGGTTAACACCTAAAGGTTTTGAAATAGGTTTAGCTCGAGTTGATCGTTTAAAAAGAATGGAGTATAAGCTTGATGCATCAGAGAAATTTGTACAATATTTTAAGGAAACATCGGTAAAGCCAGTTGAAGCAAATCCTATATTAGAAGAAAAGCTAAGTGAACCAATGAAACAACCTGATAAAATGTTTAAAGTATTTTCGCGTCCTCAGTTAGCTGATGCTGATATTTTACGCTTTGAAGGAGTAAAAGAATATATAAATACTCATGCATTAGATCAAGAAATTATTGATCAAGCTATTATTCAAGTTAAGTATTCTGGGTATATTGAAAAGGAAAAAAATAATGCAGATAAACTGAATAGGTTAGAAGATGTACGTATTCCTGAGAATTTTGATTTTGATAAAATTAAATCAATGTCTTATGAAGCTAAAGAAAAATTAAAAAAGATACGTCCTGTTACTATATCGCAAGCATCGCGTATTAGTGGCGTAGCACCTTCGGATATTTCAATACTTTTAATTCATATGGGAAGATAG
- the ybeY gene encoding rRNA maturation RNase YbeY — MVIFNYETTFTLENEAIYEEWIDAIIESEDKEAGEINYIFCDDEYLHKINLEYLQHDTLTDIISFDYCIGDLISGDIFISVERIEENAKEYEVSFQNELLRVMSHGVLHYCGYKDKTEEDAQLMRLKEQEKINMFHVEQ; from the coding sequence ATGGTAATTTTTAATTACGAAACCACTTTTACGCTGGAAAATGAAGCTATTTACGAGGAATGGATTGATGCTATAATTGAATCTGAGGATAAAGAAGCAGGAGAAATAAATTACATTTTTTGTGATGATGAATATTTACATAAAATTAATTTAGAGTATTTACAGCACGATACGCTAACTGATATTATAAGCTTTGATTACTGTATTGGTGATTTAATTTCAGGAGATATATTTATTTCGGTAGAACGAATTGAAGAGAATGCAAAAGAATACGAGGTATCGTTCCAGAATGAGTTATTAAGAGTTATGAGTCATGGTGTTTTACATTACTGTGGTTATAAGGATAAAACTGAAGAAGACGCACAATTAATGCGTTTAAAAGAACAAGAAAAAATTAATATGTTCCACGTGGAACAATAA